One Streptomyces sp. B21-105 genomic region harbors:
- a CDS encoding Wzz/FepE/Etk N-terminal domain-containing protein has translation MSDDTIRLVTIGRIVRRRWRLLTLFALLGALVGYGASVLFPPRYTTSASVLLPGTWEERELLTQTEVATSSVVVDRAAATLGWAGVSGSDLRERVGAKPTDGNIIKISGTAESPERAQRLADQVAKEFVSYATRIASETADPGAAEELAALRQSVEDTSRRISKLADATDRGETVESVQTRTELEKLRTALREAISTIKQADPSDDEAKRLVVMGSAARPTGEAPPTRTQLVSGGALLFFLCAVIGHLTAARMSRRLRGESEITAALGSTLLGTVDVPVKRPTHRPEGRGPRSWVRRLLGLDVRWDIPAPQLSGDEASRQTRYRRVCSRLRDRLPAPQRLLVVFPEGDEIARRAAEQLVVEAGSDPLLRAVAVPVSRPMVPDRGRESGALVVLSAGSWTAAELAGVSEACADARHAVVGVVLAGPVRATRSADRPRRTAVRDTKVADTAVPDRAGPDSAGPGSAVRTAARFDGERDDATGVTG, from the coding sequence TTGAGCGATGACACGATACGCCTGGTCACCATCGGGCGGATTGTCCGCCGGCGCTGGCGGCTGCTCACCCTGTTCGCCCTGCTGGGCGCGCTCGTCGGCTACGGCGCCTCCGTGCTGTTCCCGCCGCGGTACACGACCTCGGCGTCGGTGCTGCTGCCGGGGACGTGGGAGGAACGTGAGCTGCTGACGCAGACGGAGGTGGCGACCAGTTCGGTGGTGGTCGACCGCGCGGCCGCCACGCTCGGCTGGGCCGGGGTCAGCGGCAGCGACCTGCGGGAGCGGGTCGGCGCCAAGCCCACCGACGGGAACATCATCAAGATCTCCGGCACGGCCGAGTCCCCGGAGCGTGCGCAGCGGCTCGCCGACCAGGTGGCCAAGGAGTTCGTCTCCTACGCCACCCGGATCGCGAGCGAGACGGCCGACCCGGGAGCGGCGGAGGAACTCGCCGCGCTCCGGCAGTCGGTGGAGGACACCAGCCGCCGCATCAGCAAGCTCGCCGACGCGACCGATCGGGGGGAGACCGTCGAGAGCGTGCAGACCCGCACCGAGCTGGAGAAGCTGCGCACCGCGCTGCGGGAGGCCATCAGCACCATCAAGCAGGCCGACCCGTCCGACGACGAGGCGAAGAGACTGGTCGTCATGGGGTCGGCGGCCCGGCCGACCGGTGAGGCGCCGCCGACGAGGACTCAGCTCGTCTCCGGCGGAGCGCTGCTGTTCTTCCTGTGCGCGGTCATCGGCCATCTCACCGCCGCGCGGATGAGCCGCCGGCTCCGCGGCGAGTCCGAGATCACCGCGGCGCTGGGCTCGACGCTGCTGGGTACCGTCGACGTGCCCGTGAAGCGGCCCACGCACCGGCCGGAAGGCCGGGGCCCGCGGTCGTGGGTCCGTCGGCTGCTGGGCCTGGACGTCCGGTGGGACATCCCGGCGCCGCAGCTGTCGGGCGACGAGGCCAGCAGGCAGACCCGCTACCGGCGGGTCTGCTCCCGCCTCCGGGACCGGCTGCCGGCCCCGCAGCGGCTGCTGGTCGTCTTCCCCGAGGGGGACGAGATCGCCCGCCGGGCCGCGGAGCAGCTCGTCGTGGAGGCCGGGAGCGATCCGCTGCTGCGCGCGGTGGCGGTCCCGGTGTCCCGGCCGATGGTGCCGGACCGCGGCCGCGAGTCGGGGGCGCTGGTCGTGCTCAGCGCCGGCAGCTGGACGGCGGCGGAGCTCGCCGGTGTCTCCGAGGCGTGCGCGGACGCGCGGCACGCGGTCGTCGGCGTCGTCCTCGCCGGTCCGGTCCGTGCGACGCGGTCGGCCGACCGTCCTCGGCGCACCGCCGTACGGGACACCAAGGTGGCGGACACCGCCGTACCGGACCGCGCCGGTCCGGACTCCGCCGGTCCGGGCAGCGCCGTCCGGACGGCCGCGCGATTCGACGGCGAACGGGACGACGCGACAGGAGTCACCGGGTGA